The DNA region AATTCTGAAAGGGACAGAAACATATTCATCAGtttcttgtttgtttgaatGTGAATTAATGTATTCTACCTTTTGATCATTATGAGGATACTTtctcaatagttttttttttttttaattctgttCCGTGTGCTTAGTTGATCATTTAACTATTGTGTAATGTTTAGCTTTATTGTATATTGTATAATCTcctatttatttacaattttgaaCTTGGGAACAATCTCAACGGATAGACTCCTCAAAGTGCAGCagtaataaactttcaaattcacctttttgttaatttatgcaATAATCTTCATTTCCCGTTATTTTCTCTCAAGTCTTTGAATTGGTTAGTCTCTCCTATAATCACTTTGAATTGGGATCATGGTAAATTAACTTAATTTGCTGCTAATTTTACTCTGGCTGTAGAACTTTGTCTGTAAGATTTTAATGAAGgaacaaaagaagaaagattTCATTCTATGCCGCTAAATTTTAGTCCCTTCGGACACAAGGGCATGAAAAACATGTATTACAATaagcataaaattatatttgaaccaatatatatacatatatccaATTCATTATACTGTTTTTACTACTCAACCCAATTTATGTCCAACTGTTTTAGTTCTGTAAGCCATTTTTGTGGATCTTGAGAAACAGTGGGTCTAGATGGTGTCTTGATCTCACGATCTACATCAGGTGATGCTACATCATCATCAACTTTCTTATCCTTGGCAAGCTTGCCCTGTCTGCTTCGTTGCCGCCTCACCTTGAGGGAGAGGAGGCGAGAAACCTGACGAAGTCCGCCCCACTTTTCCAGTGCCCGTGCTATATCAAACCGCCCTGCGGGAAAATTCCATTGTATACTAACTTCAAATTGGAAGTGGGATGAAGCTACAGCCATCAGTTTTATCCATCTTTCTTTGCTAGACTTGAAAGTAAGCAAACCTATGGTTTGTTGCTGTaaacaataaaatcaaaattgaggGGAATATCTTGACCAACCTGCACGTTCAAATGACCTTCTGCTAGGCATAAAAGAAGGGTCCATTCCCCAGCTCCTTTGAAATCTACTTATCTGCATGAAGATGTAAGCAATGTTACGTGGATAGATGCTTAACATTTATCCTTTCATCATGTCATTgtcatttaacttttttagtttttcatccTGGTTAAGGGAATAAGTGGTAACTAGATTGGAACTTTTGCAGGCTCACCTCATAATGCAAATTTTCAAGATTGTCCCAGTAACCCTTTGGTTTGCGGTGTTTGTAAGCCAGAGAGAGGTTCATTATAGTTGCAATCTTTCTGAATCCACCCTTGCGATTTATAGCCTTCTCAATATCCACTCTTCCATGCAAACGAAGTTGCTTCCTCATTGGCATAAATCCTTCCTGTCCATGTTCTGCAATGAATTTCAGAAGTTCAGATTTTAGGACTTCAATATCTCTTTGTAAGCCTGGAACTCTTGGTCTTTGTTGAGATGAGCTTTGAGCATTGCAATCAGACAAGTCTTCAGCTGAACAATAGCTGTCATCATCTTCAAAGCCAGATGGAACAGTTTGTTGCCCTGAATTTGTATTCTGCTTACATGCTTCCAAAATATTTGATGCTGTCTTGTTCTCGATATAGTCTCTTATTGCACACAAGTTTGATGGGAGATCTTCATAAATGACCTATTGTTaaaagaaacaacatttcaggCATTGAAATACtcaatatatgtgtgtgtacatTGTTTGGATTGACAAACAAGTGATCAATTTCCTCCAAGATTGAATCTAATTGACAAACACCTCTTCCATGATAGCTTCAGAAAGGAAAGTGTCTTTGCGCATTTTTGACTCCAGGGAGTACTTTAGCAGTGTGTGATGATTTCCTAGTTGCTCGAAAGTCCATTTTCCCTGGAATGAGTCAAAGTCCCCTTCAACCTGTTCGAAACTGATCTCCTGTTCTAGATATTCACACAAATCTAGCACAACTCGAGCATGAAGCACCATATAAAGCAGACCTTTACACCCTTCCTGCATATTGATTAATCTGGGAAGTTACATCAATCACATAATTTATGGATAAATTGTATCACACAAGTTCATTCTTGTATTAGTCGCTGCTAAGGAGATGCTTCTATATTTTGCTTACAGTGGAAGATGAAGGTAAAATAATGGCTGGTACTTGATACAGTGACCAGCAAACAATAAACAGGCTATTCTCATTATTGACATGGCACTATACCTGGAGAATGCGGACTTTATTGTTATCTCGTGATAAAATCTTACTGATTGCTAAATTTGGAACTATCCTGCaagaaattattgtttttcaagTTAGGAAAAATGAGACATAACATCTGGAGGAATCTTTTATAGTATGTTTTCCAATAAATTGTGTAAAGAAGAAGCACACACTACTTACTCAGGAAGAGACTCATATGAAGACATTACAGTCCATACATCACGAACAGGAGCTTTAACTGTTATGCTAGCAAAAACGCAGCGATGAACACCTCCATTTTCCTTCACGTGAAAATAGTTTTATAGGTTACTTAGATCACAAATTTAGCTCATTCAGAATTAAGGCCAATACATAACTATTTACTGCAGATAAGTTACCAAAAGTCCATCAAATCTACGGAGATGAATTTCATCCACCATGCAAGGCCTGTCAAGTCTGCAACTTTTTCCAAATGCACCCCAATTATTGATGTTCACCTCACTGGAAGGCATGGGCAAGGTGCCAGGAATTGAGTTGACTAAATCTTCTTTGTTTTCACACAAAGCACTATTTATCTTTTGGGCAGATGACTCATTAATATCACTAGAAGTTTTATCCAAGTGATTTTCTGGAAGGGAGAGTTTCTGATTTCCTGAAATATTCCTCTCAACTCTATATGCCAAGGCTTGGAGGTTCACAGGGAGATCTGATTTGATAATCCTTTCCAAGAAAATAGCTGGGAAATTGAATCTTGGTATAACATTAACTTCATAAGATAAATTAGTTGATGAAGATCTGCAAGAAATAGAGTTGAAGAATAAACTATAAATGTTCCAGGCCAATGGCAAATGAGTAtaacttcattttctttcataGAATTGCATTTTGGCCAATACAAAAGTAGAACATAGTCAAGAGTTTAAGTTCAAAACACATTGATATGAAGCTATTCAACTGAATCATATAAGAACTTCCTTGTATCACAATGTAATTCCCACCACAGATTCTAATTTAGGAACATGAGGATCTCCATATAAAGGCCAAATTTGAAGCCTCTTCTGTCATCAGAACTTCATCCAAGATTCCAAAATTTGGATGTGTTAGCATTACATTAGCATGATATACTAAAGATAAATACAGCGGTTTGAATTGAATTATTGAAGCAACCTCCAGAAGTAAAATCAAAATGTAGTCTCTATATTATGCAAGGCTGCCTGGCAAGTATTGGCTATCAGGGGTATAGGTTCCTACCTTGTTCCAGATTTGACAGACCATTTGCCCTCAAACTTCTTAAAGTCTCCATCAACCATGGAAAAGTGAAGTTCTCGATCCCATGCCTGAAGTATTAAAAAGAATATGTATCAAATATGCAGTGCATACCCTTTGAGTATGAGAACGTACAATTCTTGAGAAAGTTTTTCATCAATCAAGTAATGGCTGTAATGCAATTGCCTAAAATGAGTACTTTAATTACTTCTAGCTGTCTTATACAAGTTATTTATCATTGAATTTGTATACCCATACAAATGAAAAgaacaataacaaataacaaataaataaataatagcaTTTCATTTTATGTACATTGATCTACaaacattgaatttttttttgtcttcaccCTCTGGTTCATCAAGCGATAAACTAATATAGAGTTCAACAGAAAAGTAAGTAAAGCTAGCTCAAGAGTTGTTTCCGTCAAGGATTGAACTTAGATAATACTTGAATGATTCAACCTTAACTTCAATACCTTAACCAGTTGTACCTAATCACTTGGTTTACAAACATTGAATTTGAGCATTTGAAGTGAATGAGTCGTGCGTGATGGAGAGATGATTCGTCATATTTTCTTGCTTCATATGCAGTAGACAGATTAGCAGTGCAGTAACTTTAAATGTTTCAACATTTTGAATCCTAACAACTAACTCTCACCTTTTTCTCCTGTTAAGAATTTAAAAGGTTTATATCTAGTTTCATGCTGACATGAAGTAACTGAATcacagaataataaaaaaaataatagcaagTATATATGGATGAGATGCTTACAGAATTGATGAGTTCTTGAAGATCCAAGACAACACGAGCTTCTATGTGCCAATACATTGACCTTTGAAATCCTCTTTGCTCTAACCATATCCGTCCAGGATACGGGCAAGGAATTTTCCCactgtaaaaaaagaaagacaaacaATTAAACAGCAATGCTCATAGTCGTGATCTCATACAAaactttcatgaaaaaaaataatataaatatcctttgtaatgttttaaaatcaaaattgacaTTTCATCTCGATAATTACTGCCAATTTTAGTCACTACCAGAAAAGTTTTATATACCCACGGAATTTAGAGAAGTGATTCcggaaacaaacaaaattaagcaCATAGAGATGATGTTTGGAGACAGAATGGTCCATCTAGAGATCCTTCTAGGATTTCTCTAAACAAATTCAGGGACGGATATTTGAGACGAAGTTAATCCGTGCCTGATAAATGATAACGCAATCCGTCTCTAATTCTGTCCCTGCATATCAATGTgctgaattttaaaattctaatatgTTAGAGACGAATATTATCCGTCTCTAAGTCTTTCTTAATTGTACGTAcctttttttaccattttttttccCTCAGGAATCAAATagtaaatgatatattttataatatataaaagtttaagGTTGTCAAGAAAAGGCATCAATTACCGGGATGAAATGCCATGATTGACTAGAAGAAAAACATCTTATAAAACTCTATTTAAGGTATATCCGATCTCTTACTGTCACATTTCATTCTCATGTCTGCCATGATTTCTCATTAGTCAATGGCGTATATGATAGTGTATAGATCATTCTCATGTCTGTCATGATTTCTGATTAGTCAATGGGTGTATATGATAgtgtatagaaattaaattcttaatatataagtaaataGCACATAcactaaataaaaatgtttatacTGTCATCTTAAAAATGTCTGCCATTATTTCTTATTGATTTACACGTTACAGTGTTACACATTTTACtatggaagaaaataaaatcttgaCATTATAGTTTTACCTTACCTCCACACAAGATTTGGAATGAAATCAGCGAGATGATCATAATCAGTGAGAGCGTTCCAAACGGATTCAATGTCAGCATTGACAGGAATTTCGGCCTTGACTCTCCTTTCCCTCCAAGAAACCACTTGAACCTCACACTGCACCTCACGTTCAgcctcttcatcttcttcaattcCATTATTATTACCATTCCCTACTTCTTTGTCGCACCGGATTCTGGGTTTGCACTGGGTTGAAGAAACCGCAATGCCATTGTTAGCAGAGTGATAGGGGAAGAAGAAGCTCAGAGATAGAAAGGGCGCTGGTTTGGATAGGAAGCGCAGAGAAAGAGGTTGAGCTCCTCCAAGGTTGGTGGTTGAAGAAGTTCTGCAAGTGGTGATCATGTCATGGAATGgtagaaagagagagaacagTGAGTGGTGTGG from Glycine soja cultivar W05 chromosome 8, ASM419377v2, whole genome shotgun sequence includes:
- the LOC114420938 gene encoding uncharacterized protein LOC114420938, which gives rise to MITTCRTSSTTNLGGAQPLSLRFLSKPAPFLSLSFFFPYHSANNGIAVSSTQCKPRIRCDKEVGNGNNNGIEEDEEAEREVQCEVQVVSWRERRVKAEIPVNADIESVWNALTDYDHLADFIPNLVWSGKIPCPYPGRIWLEQRGFQRSMYWHIEARVVLDLQELINSAWDRELHFSMVDGDFKKFEGKWSVKSGTRSSSTNLSYEVNVIPRFNFPAIFLERIIKSDLPVNLQALAYRVERNISGNQKLSLPENHLDKTSSDINESSAQKINSALCENKEDLVNSIPGTLPMPSSEVNINNWGAFGKSCRLDRPCMVDEIHLRRFDGLLENGGVHRCVFASITVKAPVRDVWTVMSSYESLPEIVPNLAISKILSRDNNKVRILQEGCKGLLYMVLHARVVLDLCEYLEQEISFEQVEGDFDSFQGKWTFEQLGNHHTLLKYSLESKMRKDTFLSEAIMEEVIYEDLPSNLCAIRDYIENKTASNILEACKQNTNSGQQTVPSGFEDDDSYCSAEDLSDCNAQSSSQQRPRVPGLQRDIEVLKSELLKFIAEHGQEGFMPMRKQLRLHGRVDIEKAINRKGGFRKIATIMNLSLAYKHRKPKGYWDNLENLHYEISRFQRSWGMDPSFMPSRRSFERAGRFDIARALEKWGGLRQVSRLLSLKVRRQRSRQGKLAKDKKVDDDVASPDVDREIKTPSRPTVSQDPQKWLTELKQLDINWVE